Below is a window of Streptomyces sp. NBC_00223 DNA.
TGTCCTCGATGACGCGCTGCGTACCGTCCTCGACGAGGCGGACAGCGTGTCAGGGGCATTTCTGAACGCCGAGCAGTTGCGCACCCTCGCGCTCGCCGCCGCCGACGTGATCAGTGCCGCCGCGGCCGACGAGTACGACCTGTACCGCAAGATCCGCGCCGAGACGCGGGAGGCGGTGCGCGAGTCCGCGCGGGACCGTGACACCCGGTCGTTCGGCTATGCCGCGATGGGGGTGGCCGACGGCGCCGGATCAGGCGCCGGCCTGTTCGCCGTCATGGCCGTCCTCACGCCGCTGCTCGCCGGAGCGGCGGCGGTGATCTTTCTGCTGCTCGGATATGCGCTGACCGCCGTGTCGCCGGAGCCGGCGGTCGCCTCGCCGCTGCGTACCGCGGGCTGGTTCTTCGCCGCCGTCACCGGCGCGGCCATTCTGTTCGGTGTGATCGGTCTGTTGCTGACCGCCCTGCGGGACAGCTCGTCCGCGATCCGCGACGCGGCCGACGCGCTGCCCGACGAGGTCGCCCAGGCCCGAGCGGCCTGGCAGCAGGCGCTCTACGCGCACGGCATGCTGCCCTTCCTCGACGACGCCCTCGCCCGGTCCCCCGAGCCGCCCGCCGCGGCCCCGGCCGCGCCGCCCCGAATACCCCGTCTCGGCTACTCCCGCCCGCACTTCAGCTCCCCGCAGGACCCCCAGGCCACCACCCCGCGCTTCTCCTCGCCCGACTTCACCAGCCCCGACTTCGGCGGCCCGGAGCACGCCCCGGAATGACGGGACGCCCGTCCCCCGGCTCGTGCGCCGGGCAACGGGCGTCCCCTTCTGAATCGTCGGCCCTGCCGCTGAGCGCCGGTCAGTCCCCGGCCAGCGGCAGATAGACGCGGTTGCCCGCGGCGGCGAACTCCCTGGACTTCTCGGCCATTCCGGCGGCGATACCGGCCTCGACATCGGCCTCGGTGCCGCCGTGGTCCCGCCGGATGTCGTGCGAGATCTTCATCGAGCAGAATTTCGGACCGCACATCGAGCAGAAGTGGGCGGTCTTCGCGGGCTCGGCGGGCAGCGTCTCGTCGTGGAAGGAACGGGCCGTGTCCGGGTCGAGGGCCAGATTGAACTGGTCCTCCCAGCGGAATTCGAAGCGGGCGTCCGACAGCGCGTCGTCCCACTCCTGGGCGCCCTCGTGCCCCTTGGCCAGATCGGCGGCGTGGGCGGCGATCTTGTACGTGATCACGCCGGTCTTGACGTCGTCCCGGTCGGGAAGGCCGAGGTGCTCCTTGGGCGTGACGTAGCAGAGCATCGCGGTGCCCCACCAGGCGATCATCGCGGCGCCGATGCCCGAGGTGATGTGGTCGTAGGCCGGCGCGATGTCGGTGGTCAGCGGGCCCAGCGTGTAGAAGGGGGCCTCCTGGCAGATCTCCTGCTGGAGGTCGATGTTCTCCTTGATCTTGTGCATCGGGACATGGCCCGGGCCCTCGATCATCGTCTGCACCTGGTGCCGCTTGGCGATGGTGTTCAGCTCGCCGAGCGTACGCAGCTCGGCGAACTGCGCCTCGTCGTTGGCGTCGGCGATGGAGCCGGGACGCAGTCCGTCGCCGAGGGAGTAGGTGACGTCGTACGCGGCGAGGATGGCGCAGAGCTCCTCGAAGTTCTCGTAGAGGAAGTTCTCGCGGTGGTGGGCCAGGCACCACGCCGCCATGATCGAGCCGCCGCGCGAGACGATGCCGGTCTTGCGGCGGGCGGTGAGGGGGACGTACCGCAGCAGCACACCGGCGTGGACGGTCATGTAGTCGACGCCCTGCTCGGCCTGTTCGACGACGGTGTCCTTGTAGATCTCCCAGGTCAGCTCCTCGGCGCGGCCGTCGACCTTCTCCAGGGCCTGGTAGAGCGGGACCGTGCCGATGGGGACGGGGGAGTTGCGCAGCACCCACTCGCGGGTGGTGTGGATGTTGCGGCCGGTGGACAGGTCCATCACCGTGTCGGCGCCCCAGCGGGTCGCCCAGGTCATCTTCTCGACCTCCTCCTCGATGGAGGAGGTGACGGCGGAGTTGCCGATGTTCGCGTTGACCTTCACGAGGAAACGCTTCCCGATGATCATCGGCTCGATCTCGGGGTGGTTGACGTTGGCGGGCAGCACCGCCCGTCCCGCCGCGATCTCGTCGCGGACGACCTCGGGCGGGACGTTCTCGCGCAGGGCGACGTACTCCATCTCCGGGGTGATCTCGCCGCGCCGGGCGTACGCGAGTTGGGTGACCGGCCGGCCGTCCCGGCCCCGGCGGGGGAGCCGCGGGCGGCCGGGG
It encodes the following:
- the thiC gene encoding phosphomethylpyrimidine synthase ThiC; protein product: MTMQDARTRDIGWHKSYLTGSRPDLRVPVRQVHLTNGRDVTLYDTSGPYTDPSVDTDVRRGLAPVRENWIAGRRDTEEYPGRPVRPEDDGLKPTSAGGGLRNLDAVFPGRPRLPRRGRDGRPVTQLAYARRGEITPEMEYVALRENVPPEVVRDEIAAGRAVLPANVNHPEIEPMIIGKRFLVKVNANIGNSAVTSSIEEEVEKMTWATRWGADTVMDLSTGRNIHTTREWVLRNSPVPIGTVPLYQALEKVDGRAEELTWEIYKDTVVEQAEQGVDYMTVHAGVLLRYVPLTARRKTGIVSRGGSIMAAWCLAHHRENFLYENFEELCAILAAYDVTYSLGDGLRPGSIADANDEAQFAELRTLGELNTIAKRHQVQTMIEGPGHVPMHKIKENIDLQQEICQEAPFYTLGPLTTDIAPAYDHITSGIGAAMIAWWGTAMLCYVTPKEHLGLPDRDDVKTGVITYKIAAHAADLAKGHEGAQEWDDALSDARFEFRWEDQFNLALDPDTARSFHDETLPAEPAKTAHFCSMCGPKFCSMKISHDIRRDHGGTEADVEAGIAAGMAEKSREFAAAGNRVYLPLAGD